The Nitrospinota bacterium DNA window CCGTTTCAAAGTTCCCGGAATACGGCAAACTCTCCAAAAAGAACATCGACGACCTCGAATCCGGCGCGCGCGTGTCAGTGAACGAATCGAAGCACGACCCGCTCGATTTCGCCCTCTGGAAAGCGGCAAAGCCGGGCGAGCCGAAGTGGGCATCCCCTTGGGGCGAAGGGCGCCCCGGCTGGCACATCGAATGCTCCGCGATGGGAAAAGACCTGCTGGGCGATGCGTTCGACATCCACGGCGGCGGCAAAGACCTCGTCTTCCCGCACCATGAGAACGAAATCGCCCAGTCGCACGGCGCCTGCGGCAAGCCGCCGGTGAATTACTGGATGCACAACGGCTTCGTGAACATCAACAAGGAGAAGATGAGCAAATCGCTCGGCAACTTCTTCACCATCCGCGAAGTGCTGCAAAAATTCGACGCCGAGGTTATCCGGCTCTACCTGCTCGGCACCCACTACCGCTCCCCCATCGATTTCGCCGATGCCTACCTTGTGGAAGCGCGCCGCCACCTCGACCGCCTTTACGCCACCGCCGACCGCGCCAAACAGATGATCGGCGCGCGCACAAATCCGGCCCCCCTCGATATTGAAAAAAGGCTGATAGCCGAAATAGAGGACGACTTCAACTCCGCCACCGTGGTGGCGCTGTTGAGCGAAGTGGCGGGCCGGATGAACGCCGAGGCCGACCTGATCGATAAAAAGAAGGGAGATGTCCACGGCCTCGCCGGCCTGTATGGGGCCTTTCAAACAATCGGCGGCCTGCTGGGCATTTTCAACCATACCCCGGCGGAATATCTGGCCGAGGCCAAACAAAAGCACCTTGCCGAAATCGGCATGAGCGCCGCCGAGGTGGCCGCGCTCATCACCCGCCGCGCCGAGGCGCGCAAGGCCAAAAACTTCGCCGAGGCCGACGCCATACGCAAAACCCTGGAGGAAAAGGGAATCGAAGTGAAGGATTCCGCCACCGGCTCGTGGTGGAGCGTTAACCGCTGATGGCAAAAGAAATAATTTTCGGGCGGCACCCGGTGCTGGAAGTGCTGCGGGCGGGCAAGCGCAAAGTGGACGCACTCTTCGTCACCGCCAACGCCGCGGATCGGCTGGAGGACGTTATCGGCCTCGCCGAAAAAAAGGGTATTCCCGTCAAACACGCCAGCGGGCACCAGCTTGACCAGCGCACGCAGGGGGCGCTGCATCAGGGGATTTTGGCGGTGACCGACCCGCTCCCGCAACACGACCTTGATTTTTTCATCGACCTCGTGAAATCGAAAAGCGCCACCCCCGTCATCGTGGTGCTGGATTCCATCGAAGACCCGCACAACTTCGGGGCGATCATCCGCAGCGCCGAAACATTCGGCATTACGGGCGCGGTTTTTCCCAAAGACCGGAGCTGCGACATCAACAGCACGGTGGTAAAAACCAGCGCCGGGGCGACGGAGCACATGGATTTTTGCCGCGTCACCAACATCGCCGAAACCCTGCGCCAACTCAAGCGCGAAAACTTTTACTGCATCGCGGCGGAAGCGGAGGGCGAAAAGAGCCTATGGGATTTCAAGCCGATTTTCCCGCTCGCCATCGTTGTCGGCAGCGAGGGCAAAGGGGTGCGGCCGCTGGTGAAAAAAAACTGCGACGAGGTGGTGAGCATCCCGCTGAAGGGGAATATCGGCTCGCTCAACGTCAGCAACGCCGCCGCCGTCTTCTTCTACGAAATTTCCAAACACCTCGCCCGCTGATTCCCGCCAATGGGTTGCTTTTTTGGGGTTTTGCCTTAAACTGTTAGTAGAGGTAAATAACCATGCCGATGCCGATTAACAGCGCCAGCAACAAAAATATCCTTAACCAGATAGGGAAAACTTCGAACGCCCTCGCCGGAAACCTCGCCAAACTGGCGAGCGGCAAACGGATCAACAGCGCCGCCGACGACGCGGCGGGAATGGCCATTTCGGCACAGTTGCAATCAAAGATCGCCTCCACCGATCAGGCAAGCTCCAACATCAGCCAAGGGGGCGCGATGCTCCGGACCGCCGAAGGGGGTCTGGGACAGATCGGCGACATGCTTTCGCGCGGGCGCGAGCTGGCGGTGCAGGCCGCCAACGGTACGCTGAACGACCAGCAACGGCAGGCGATCAACAGCGAGTTCACCAACATCAAGCAGGAGATCGACCGGGTCACGCAGACCACCGAATACAACGGCCAGCAGCTGCTTACGGGCCAACTGGGGCCGAACGCCCAGAATCCCCCCGTGATTCAGGCGGGAACCAACGCCACTCCCAACGACCGCATCGCCCTGAACCAGATCAACGCCTCCGACACCGCGTCGCTCGGCGTAAACAACCTTTCGCTCGATACCGCCGCGAACGCCCAAAACGCGCTGCAGGGAATCGATAACGCCATTTCGTCCGTGGCGCAAAACCGGGCGGGCATTGGGGCCATGGAAAACCGGCTGCAGGCCGGGGCATCCAACCTGGCGGTATCGAAGGAAAATCTCACCGCCGCCGATACGCAGATCAGCGGCCTCGACTACGCGGCGGAGATATCCTCGATGAAGCAGAATCAGGTGGCGATGCAGGCGGGCCTCAGCGCGCTGAAAAGCGGCCTGAAAACGCAGGAAAAAATGATCGGCAGCCTGCTGAACACAAAAGGCTGACACTGACAGGAGGGGTTAAAAACCTCCCCTTTATCCCCTCCTTCCCACTAAGGAGGGGATGATTCCATACATTTTCCGCGCCGCGTTCAACGCTCCGGAGCCGCTTCTTTCATCTTTTCATCAATCCGGGCCACCGCCGCCTGATCCTCCGCGGCCCTGCGTTCAAGGCTGCCGGCGCTGTTCACGGCATAAGCGCGGACATAGAAGTACCGGGCGGCGGGGTAATCCTTCTTCGCCTCATATGCCATGCCGATGAGATGCAGCGTTTCGCCGATGGCGGTCACGGCTTCATCCGCCTTATCGAGCGCCAGCGCGCGGTTGAGGTGCGTGAGCGCCGCGTCCGGCGCGCCCGTTTTTATGAATAGCAGGCCCAAGTTGCCCAGACAGGCCGATTCGGCGGAATTGTCCTTGGCGGAATGCGCCGCGTCCAACGCGGCCATGAAATGTTTTTTAGCCCCATCCGTATCGCCCTTCGCCATCGCCAGCCTGCCATGGGCGTTCTCCCGTTTCCAGCCGCCGATGCCGGCCGAAACGGCGGCGGCAACCGCCGCTTCGGCGCGCGGGATGTCTCCCCGCGCCAGCTCGGCCATCGCGCCAGCCAGCGCCGCCTCCGCCGCGAGAGCCTTCAGGTTCTCACGTTCGGCGATCCGCAGCGCCTGTTCAAAATAATCGGCCGCCAGCGGATAATTCCCCTCCAGCATGCCCGCTTTCCCCATCTTTATGAAGACGGCGGAAACCCCCGGCAGGTTGTCGGCGCGGCGGTACTCGCGCAGCGCCGCCTCGTACCGCCGCTTCGCGCCGGCCACATTCCCCCGCCGCAAACTTTCATCCCCTTGCCCTTCCTGGCCTTCGGCGCGGGTGGGGAGCGGCTTGACCGCTTCGGACGAGGCGCAGGCCGCCGCGAAAACCGCCAGCGCCGCGCATGCGATAAACAGCCGTTTCATTTCCCGCCTCCGTACACCGCGTCCCGCGCCGCCGGTTCCATCTGGATTTTTTCCTTGTCGGGGGACACCATGTTCTTCACCGGCCAGGAACGCTTGATTCCTTTCACTATCGCCAGGGTTTCGTTCAATGTCGTCTCCATGTCGTCCAACAGCGGCGGCACCTTGGCGGAGGTGTGCGACATGTCTTCGGCCATCGAGCCGATGTTCGCCACGGTCTTTTTCACGGTGGGGGTCATCTCGCGCATATCCAGCAGAAGGTGATCCATGTTTTTCAGCACCTGATTCATGTTTTTTTGCAGATCCGGCCAATCGCCGCTGGCGGTCTTCACGTTGCCGCTGATGTCGGCCACGTTATTCATCGTTTCGGGCAGGCGTTTGGCGGCTTCGGCCATCCGTTCGGAAAGCGTGGTTAACCGGTCGGCCAAACGGTCGAGGCGGTTGTAGAATTCCCCGTTGTCGGTGCTCAGGAATTTGCCCGCGGTCGATTTGCCGTTGCGTATGTTGCTGATCACCGCGCCCACATCCCCGATGGCGGCGTTGATGCGCTCATCCGGAAAGCCGGCAAGCACCTTCTCCACGCGGAAGACTATCTTTTCCGCGGCGGCAAGCATTGGACTCACGCGATCCATCAGGTTGTCCATGTCAAACAGCCCCTGCGCCGCTATGGTGCCGCCGTCTTTTGCCGGCGGCGCGGACTCGCTGCCGCCGCGGATGCGTATCTCCTTGATCCCGATCATGCTGGCCGAAGCGATAATGGCCACGGCATCGGCGTGTATTCTGTCCATGTACTGCCGTTCAATCATAAGCGAAAGTT harbors:
- a CDS encoding cysteine--tRNA ligase gives rise to the protein MSLRIYNTLSGQKEEFKPINPGEVKMYVCGVTVYDRCHIGHARAGVVFDFVFRALRHLGYAVTYVRNFTDVDDKIINRAAERGIPCDALVDENIAAFYEDMDALHLLRPTHEPRATRYIAQMLAMIQTLIDKGMAYESGGDVFFAVSKFPEYGKLSKKNIDDLESGARVSVNESKHDPLDFALWKAAKPGEPKWASPWGEGRPGWHIECSAMGKDLLGDAFDIHGGGKDLVFPHHENEIAQSHGACGKPPVNYWMHNGFVNINKEKMSKSLGNFFTIREVLQKFDAEVIRLYLLGTHYRSPIDFADAYLVEARRHLDRLYATADRAKQMIGARTNPAPLDIEKRLIAEIEDDFNSATVVALLSEVAGRMNAEADLIDKKKGDVHGLAGLYGAFQTIGGLLGIFNHTPAEYLAEAKQKHLAEIGMSAAEVAALITRRAEARKAKNFAEADAIRKTLEEKGIEVKDSATGSWWSVNR
- the rlmB gene encoding 23S rRNA (guanosine(2251)-2'-O)-methyltransferase RlmB: MAKEIIFGRHPVLEVLRAGKRKVDALFVTANAADRLEDVIGLAEKKGIPVKHASGHQLDQRTQGALHQGILAVTDPLPQHDLDFFIDLVKSKSATPVIVVLDSIEDPHNFGAIIRSAETFGITGAVFPKDRSCDINSTVVKTSAGATEHMDFCRVTNIAETLRQLKRENFYCIAAEAEGEKSLWDFKPIFPLAIVVGSEGKGVRPLVKKNCDEVVSIPLKGNIGSLNVSNAAAVFFYEISKHLAR
- a CDS encoding flagellin FliC; translated protein: MPMPINSASNKNILNQIGKTSNALAGNLAKLASGKRINSAADDAAGMAISAQLQSKIASTDQASSNISQGGAMLRTAEGGLGQIGDMLSRGRELAVQAANGTLNDQQRQAINSEFTNIKQEIDRVTQTTEYNGQQLLTGQLGPNAQNPPVIQAGTNATPNDRIALNQINASDTASLGVNNLSLDTAANAQNALQGIDNAISSVAQNRAGIGAMENRLQAGASNLAVSKENLTAADTQISGLDYAAEISSMKQNQVAMQAGLSALKSGLKTQEKMIGSLLNTKG
- a CDS encoding tetratricopeptide repeat protein, whose protein sequence is MKRLFIACAALAVFAAACASSEAVKPLPTRAEGQEGQGDESLRRGNVAGAKRRYEAALREYRRADNLPGVSAVFIKMGKAGMLEGNYPLAADYFEQALRIAERENLKALAAEAALAGAMAELARGDIPRAEAAVAAAVSAGIGGWKRENAHGRLAMAKGDTDGAKKHFMAALDAAHSAKDNSAESACLGNLGLLFIKTGAPDAALTHLNRALALDKADEAVTAIGETLHLIGMAYEAKKDYPAARYFYVRAYAVNSAGSLERRAAEDQAAVARIDEKMKEAAPER
- a CDS encoding MCE family protein, whose translation is MHYIHRLTPAQKNAAIAVFIGIPAAVMLFLFVMWGYNRGLFKKTATLRTIVASAQGIDTGTPVVFAGMAIGRVGGVRLGARDEVELSLMIERQYMDRIHADAVAIIASASMIGIKEIRIRGGSESAPPAKDGGTIAAQGLFDMDNLMDRVSPMLAAAEKIVFRVEKVLAGFPDERINAAIGDVGAVISNIRNGKSTAGKFLSTDNGEFYNRLDRLADRLTTLSERMAEAAKRLPETMNNVADISGNVKTASGDWPDLQKNMNQVLKNMDHLLLDMREMTPTVKKTVANIGSMAEDMSHTSAKVPPLLDDMETTLNETLAIVKGIKRSWPVKNMVSPDKEKIQMEPAARDAVYGGGK